The stretch of DNA TGGCGCTTTGGCCTTAGCTTTGGCTTACTCCCAATTTTTGCTCTGTGAAACCCCTAATGAACAAGATGCCTGTGGCAGTTGTAGTGCCTGTCGAAAAGTTAGCAAATTAGTCCATCCAGATTTGCACTTTTCGTACCCTACTGTTGGTTCCAAAGCCATTAGTACCAATTATATCAAAGAATGGCGTGCTGCAATTGCTGAAAATCCCTATCTCAATGCCAGTCAATGGTTAGAAAAAATAGGAGCAGAAAATAAGCAAGGTAATATTACCAAAGATGAATGTGTTTCTATCGTTCAACGACTCAGTTATAAAGCATTGGAAGGGAAATTCAAAATTATGATTTTGTGGCTCCCCGAATATCTAGGAAAGGAAGGAAATCGTCTACTTAAATTAATTGAAGAGCCCCGCCCCAATACTGTTTTTTTACTAATTTCTGAACAGCAAGGTAAAATTTTAAATACAATTTTATCCCGTTGTCAATTGGTCAATATACCACGGTTAGAGGATGAAAAAATTGCGGCCCACTTGGAAGCCACCCATCACTTAAGCCCCGAAAAAGCACAGACAATTGCTTATTTAGTAGAAGGCAATTACAACAAAGCGCAAACCTTGCTGCATGAGATGGAAGATAACAATGCTCGTTTGTTCGTTGACTGGTTACGAGTTTGCTACCAAGGCAAACCCAAAGATATGGTTCGTTGGGTAGAGGGTATTGTTAGTGGAAAACATCCAGAAAAGAACTTTTTCACCAAAATGGGACGCAAAGATCAAGTTGTCTTTCTCCAATATGCGCTTTATTTTCTAAAAGAGTTCCTAAGCCTGCAACTGGGAGGAGGACGACTAAAAATTCGACTCCAAAAAGCAGAACTTTCTACTGCTCAAAATATGCTAAAAGTCATTGGAATAGACCAAATGCAACAACTCGTACAGCTTTTTGATGAAACAGCTTTCCATATTGAACGAAATGGCAATCCAAGAATTTTATTCTTAGACGTTTCTATTCAAGTGCATCATATCTTACGTCAACAAAAACTGGTAGTTTAGTTATTCTTACTAAGAACATCAATTCTTTGACAAAAAAGCCTTTTTGGCTGTCTTTAACAATTTTGCAAGCTCTTTTTGTTTGTATTCTGGAACCAACTCTGAAGACTTGCTAAGGTCTGAAATCGCCTTATCATATATTTTTTGGTCTACATAAAATTTACCTCTATTATAATAGAATTCTGCTACTTGGCTGTTTAATTCAATCGCTCGGTCAAAATCAGTAAGGGCGGCAACAGCATCGTTCTGATCCATCCAAATCAGCCCCCTATTGCTAAAAGC from Aureispira anguillae encodes:
- a CDS encoding DNA polymerase III subunit; this translates as MLFAEVFGHEKIKKHLIESFYAERTAHAQIFLGKEGNGALALALAYSQFLLCETPNEQDACGSCSACRKVSKLVHPDLHFSYPTVGSKAISTNYIKEWRAAIAENPYLNASQWLEKIGAENKQGNITKDECVSIVQRLSYKALEGKFKIMILWLPEYLGKEGNRLLKLIEEPRPNTVFLLISEQQGKILNTILSRCQLVNIPRLEDEKIAAHLEATHHLSPEKAQTIAYLVEGNYNKAQTLLHEMEDNNARLFVDWLRVCYQGKPKDMVRWVEGIVSGKHPEKNFFTKMGRKDQVVFLQYALYFLKEFLSLQLGGGRLKIRLQKAELSTAQNMLKVIGIDQMQQLVQLFDETAFHIERNGNPRILFLDVSIQVHHILRQQKLVV